The nucleotide sequence ACATAATAAACTTTGAAAACCATTCGTGTCCAATAAAGTTTGTTTGCAGCCATGACCATGCGGAATTCACATTTGAGTATTTGACTGATTAAACTCACTTATCCGAGTACAATAGATCCAAAATAATGTTTATAATCCATTTCAACAAGCTTTAACACCACATGAAATACAAGTATCACCAAAACCTTTACCCATAATTTCAGAACTCTCAATTCACCTGGTCACTTATTAGACAAATGTCGTAGACAGAAAATAGCCACCATAAATATATTGATAGTAAGAGTAATGGGACACAAAAGCGATGTCAGGATCTGTTCACAAAATCCATCAGCACGGGGATGGATAAATTCAAGTACAATAATCACTGAAATATGAAACAAACGTTTCAAGAACCCAACTAAACTCTTGCAAATGTTTATGATATGTTCCAGACCATTATAATGTAATGACTACCTTGTGAAGTTGTCCATTAAGGAAATATCCGGAAATATGCTCAGTAACCCCTGCATCCATCGAGAAGAACATGTAAGATAACGCACAATGCCACAGTATACAATTTGGAAGGAAAAAAAAAGTGTGTTTTGTGTTACGTGAACCAAGAAAGACCTCAATAATATTAACCTTAACAAATATGTTGCTACAGAATAAATTAACCCAAAGTTTAATCTTAACGAATCCGATCATCAACAACAGTATCACAACTCACCAGAAAGATACCAACAACAGTATTGATTACAGTATAATTTACTGAATAAATAGGTTATTTAAAAAAAAGGAACAATTTCACAAATGGATATGTTGCATATATAcatagggacaaattccatctgaAAAATGTTAGCAACAAATCTCTAAAAAGGCGGATTACCTATACAGCAGAGTATGGAACCCATCAAATATAGAACAGGACAGATATCTAAATACAATGACATACGAAGTTCCAATTGTGTGTGATATTTAGTCATGGTCAGAGAACAAAGTGAAGGTGTTCAAAGTTATACTACTATTGCTCTCTTCATGCTAACACACAAAAGTTTACAAATAACAATTTACAAAATGACATGGATGTTTATATGTTACTCACTTGTTGATGTATATTGTAATTCAGTTATACTACTATTGTGTGTGATTCACATGGCTTATAAATGTGCGCAAAATCACTCATTCTCGCATCAGCATATTTACTATCCTAGTACCGCTAAGCATCTATTCTATCATGATCTTCGGGTCATTTTAAATGTTTAATCGAATAATCGTCTCTATCAGTACTTCACATCTTAATGTATCTGGCTTTGAATTGATGAATTCCTAAGTTTCCTCAGTACTTAGCATACTTGATGCGTCACTACATTAATTATAAGCTTACAAAAATAACTAATCATACTTGATGCGTCACTACATTAATTATAAGCTTACAAAAATAACTAATTCTCGATTCGTGTAAGTATGGCCAAAAAAACCTAAAATGCAATACATACCATCCTGCAACAATACACACACAACTGCATAACACACTAATTAACCAATTAGTAAACAACAATTCCTACATCTGCGTAAATGTTAAGCGATTAGAACAAATCATCATACCTGACTTTTCGAACGAGAATCGATTTGAGCTTACGAGCTAGGTCTTGTGATTTAAGCCTACGCTGTAGATTCTTACGAGCCAGAACTCGTTTCTCTGAATTTTTGATGTGATATAGCTGTTCGTTCTTAATCATACGTTCAATACCACTCGATCGCATTATCCGTTCCATATAAATTAGTCCTCTTTCCAAGTTGTTGTTCAAAATTTTTACACGAATACCACGCCATTGGTGTAAATCGAAGCTCCGGTGATTTAATTCGACGTTCGGCCGAGTAAAAATTGACGTGAAGCGTCTGGAAATGGAGTTCattgttagggttagggttagggttagggtttttagaAAGAAAGATTGATATTGTTTTCAAGGAGCAATTTTGCGGAATTATGCTGTCAGATTCACCGAGAAGACAAAACGGGTCAAGAGATCCGCTTTATGTTAGTACTTAGTACTACTAGTATTTATTTATTTTCGGtgaaatacaaaaataaaaatatccTCTATGCTCGTTAACTTCTTCAATTTTAACCTTAACTAAAGCGCATAAACCCTCCATTGGCTTTGACTCGAGGGTTGCAACCCCTCGTTTTGGTGACCCGTTAATCATCGAAGGTATGGATCCAAACTTCTCGAGTGACGTTCTTCCCAATATCTCATTACATCATGAGTGCGAGCGCAAGACACGTAACTCAACATCCTCGGTGTGTGCCTTAAGCTCGTCTTTTTCATCCTTTAGTTCCAGCTTTAGACTCAAGGCTCCTATCGGCCATACGGATTCTCCTGAAAACCCAGAGAGAGCTAAGACAGGGGTCTAATAGCCTGCGTGATAGGTTCCTGTAGCTGCCTAAAGCATTGTTCGTACATAATGTCCACACTGCTACTTGTGTTCATGTGTAGGCGCTTTATTCCGTATCCGGATTCGGCTAGGCATCCTTGTACAATGATTGGCGCACATGAAGTATTAATCATTCGAATGGTAGGAGAGAAGATATGAGTCGTTTCCCTTCCATCCATCTGGTCGGCTTTGCACTTTGTTTCTATCTGCTGATGACTGTTTGTCATGTTTGTATTTGTTCTTCTTTAACATCGCACGGCTGTAACTGAAAAGGCAAAAAAGTGTAACGAACATAAAGAAAAACGATTAATCAAACCTTTTAACTTCGGATCCCACGGATGGTGCCATTTGATCAAGCATAAGTTAGATCAAAGGGTTCGGTTTATGCTTGGTCAACTAATGAGGGGGTTTAAGGGTTATTCGAGTTTAACTCTCCGGCTAGGTGTACTGTGAATAACTCTAGGGTGGTTTAATACATTGAATTTAAACGTATAGATGTCTTTAGTTAAATTGTCTAGATAGAAAAGATATTAGTTGATTTTGTTGATTTGAGGTTCCTAAATGCGGAAAAGTAAAAGGTGGAAGGATATTTAGAGTGTGCAGATCAAGAAAATGTTAACCAAGATGTATGTTATATCAATCAAATCGGGCATATTATTTATCGCGATATCAAACATTTTCCTTCTGTTTTTATGATTCTTATGGAGATTTAACGCCTTTTATGATAAGGTGTTAGTTGGTGCTAAATTGATGTTTATTATGAGTTCCATACACTTGGGTTGAAGGAGTTGATTTGGTTCAAGATTGATGTTAAATAAAGAGTTTTCGTGAACAGAACCAGGATCAATATAATGGCGCGTCGCTCAGATATTTCGTGCGCCGCTCCGATTCAAGTGTTTTTAATGCCGATTGTTTGTGAAAGTTGGAAGTTTGCGCGCAGAGAAAATAGCATATTGGAGCGCCGcgctgtaacaccccatttttcgtaACGTGTTGCTAGTGGCGGTAATTAAGTTCCTAGTTGCGAAGTTTGGCTTGTGGAATGGTTTAACgatgaccgtgtttgatttcattGATCAAAAAATGAGAAAGGCTGAAAAAGCCACGTCGCGGTCGCGACATGGTGGCTCGCGGGTGCGAGATCACGATAGCCAAACACATAGTTTGTATTGAAATTTCGCGAGCGGGAAATTGAACCCTGGGGGTCGCGAGGTCTGCCAGACAGGACGTTTTTAACCTTTTTTGGGGGTTAAATGAGGGtgttttggtattttcacttgggggtcggtttggggtcattaaaactgatctagaactcagcTTAGATCTCATTTTCGCCCACACAAAACCatctcatcttatcttagagagagaaggggattttagagtgagaaagtttggtttggagaagaagaagtgaaaATCTCTTCAAAGTGCAagtgttaaggttgttcatctcgttcttggctacaaatcagtagtagtggtaagttctaactccgattttcatttgctgatttgatattcaaagttagggtttgagcttgaatgatgagaaacccattgatgctcatgaagtgagtttagtgtagCTAGTAATGGGGTTTTAAactcattgttggtgggttttgggttggaagacTAATTGACCATGTTTAGGTCTAAAAGTTAGTGTTAATCACTTGAAAGTGTGTAAATTAGTGATTGTGACAATGTTTGAACTCATAAGGGTGTGTTTGAAAGCCTAATTGTGAAATGGGTCAAATTTAGGGTTTGTGAGTTAATTTGgggaagacaagtgtttaacacttgtgtttcggTCTAGTTAGCGTTATAGGACCATTTCACTAGcgttaagtgattattggttagtttgggcattggttgtccttggaagtgcaattgggtcaaaattgcactaagtgtcaatatgtgttggtttgtaatccaccctaattgtgtgttTGTTAtaagataaatggaataggtacatttcatTGGCGAATTGCAGATTATTTGGTTGCATTCattaaggcgacaaggtgagtgtaaatatattattgatattgctccaaacgaacatatatttagtagcaatatcattccaatatgtaatatttttagttgtaattgttctatttttaagttgtaatcgtttaaataaataagtgtgaagacaaaaggcgaaaaaaaagatttgaagacgcaaacgtccaaaatgctcaaacgtacaagttaaactccaagtggttcaatttactgatgattatcgtctaaatattgataaaagtacaagtcgcagaacacaaagtacaagatatctaagcatacgaaaagacgttcaaaaaatctggaaccgagacataaaccgagcatcaacgcgcgagttaacggacctaaaattacaagtcaactatgcacaagaatatatatatatatatatatatatatataaaaatatatataattaatttaaattatatatatattatatatatttaaataatatgtcgacaagctagtgtacaaaaataATTGGAGCTGGACAGCCTGGCCATGCGACTGCATGAGAaatgcactaaaaccccatgcacttgcatgagcccatgcgagtgcatgggaaatacacTAAAATCTCATGTGAGTGCATGGGCTTCAGGATCACAAAttcttctataaattggccagtttctgctcgagtaaaCACCTACACCATCTATATATATCTCcctctgttaatatatatatatatatatatatatatatatatatatatatatatatatatatatatatatatatatatatatatatatatatatatatatatatat is from Rutidosis leptorrhynchoides isolate AG116_Rl617_1_P2 chromosome 10, CSIRO_AGI_Rlap_v1, whole genome shotgun sequence and encodes:
- the LOC139873505 gene encoding uncharacterized protein — protein: MNSISRRFTSIFTRPNVELNHRSFDLHQWRGIRVKILNNNLERGLIYMERIMRSSGIERMIKNEQLYHIKNSEKRVLARKNLQRRLKSQDLARKLKSILVRKVRGY